In the Candidatus Polarisedimenticolaceae bacterium genome, CGCGAAGTGGGAGGGGATGCGGCGAAACGCCTGCATCGTCCTCGGGAACCGGCGGGACCCGGCCTCCCGCGGGGTCCTCGAGCGGGCGCTCGAGGACCCGGACCCGGTGGTCCGGGCGCACGCCCGGTGGGCGATCGGGCGGCTTTCCGGCCCCGGTTTGCGGTAGTCTGCCCGACACCCCATATTCGCCGCACACCCGGAGGGGTGGGGGTGCGGTCATGGCGGTCCGGACGAGCGAAATGCCCAAGTGGAGCGACGCGGCGATCCGCAACGAGAAGCGGAGCCGCAGCCGGACCAAACGCCGCCTGATGGTCCGTTTCGGGGCCCAGGCCGCCGATCGGACCGCCTTCACGAAGAACCTCTCCGAGACGGGCCTTTTCCTCCAGACCAACCACGTCCTCGCCCCGGGGAGCACGGTTCAGGTCCAGATCCACTTTCCGGATCGGGTCTTCAGCCATTGGGCGCGCGTGGTCTGGGCGAAGAAGGTGCCGCCCCAGTTGGCCCACGTCCTCGAGTGCGGGATGGGGGTCTGTTTCATCGATCCCGCCCCGGACTGGCTCGAGTTCTACGCCGCGTGGACCCGCGCGATCGGCTCCCGCTGACCTCTCCGAACCCCCTAATTCCTTGAATTCAATCACTAAGGCGGGTCCAAGCGGTCACCACTATATGTAGTGGCTTGGGTCGTATAGGAATCCCACATTTTGTGGGTCGAGGGGGGTGTTCCCTCTTGACACCCCTCGGGCGAGCCTGTATCACGTCGCGTCGTTCACGATCGAATCGCCAACGCGACGGAGGCTTCCCATGCTGCAGCGCGACCCCCACTCCGACACGCCGCTCGACAAGCCGACCTCCTCGAACGCCGACGCGCTCCCCCCGACCTCCGACCGAAAGCCGAGTCCCCGCGAGGGGATGCGGTTCGTCCGCCGGTTCACCAAGGCGGGGAGCCATCCGTACGACGACGTCGAGTGGGAGCTTCGCGACGCGGTGATCTCGTCGGGCAAGGGCGAGGTCGCCTTCGAGCAGCGCAACGTCGAGTTCCCGAAGTTCTGGTCGCAGCTGGCCACCAACGTCGTCGCGCAGAAGTACTTCCGCGGCCAGCTCGGGACCCCCGAGCGCGAGCACTCCCTCCGTCAGCTGCTCGACCGCATCGTGAAGACCGCCGGGAAGTGGGGGCGTGAGGGCGACTACTTCGCGTCCGAGGAGGACGCGCAGGCCTTCGAGGCGGAGCTCACCCACCTGCTCCTCCACCAGATGGTCTCGTTCAACTCGCCGGTGTGGTTCAACTGCGGGATCGAGGCGCACCCGCAGGTCAGCGCCTGTTTCATCAACTCCGTCCAGGACACGATGCAGTCGATCCTCGAGCTCGCCAAGACCGAGGGGATGCTCTTCAAGTACGGATCGGGGACGGGCTCGAACCTCTCCTCGATCCGCTCGTCGCGCGAGCTTCTCGCGGGCGGCGGAACCGCCTCGGGCCCCGTCTCCTTCATGAAGGGGTACGACGCCTTCGCCGGCGTGATCAAGTCGGGCGGCAAGACGCGCCGCGCCGCCAAGATGGTGATCCTCAACGTCGACCACCCGGACATCACCGATTTCGTGCGCTGCAAGGCCGAGGAGGAGAAGAAGGCCTGGGCGCTGATCGACTCCGGGTACTCCGGCGAGTTCAACGTGCACGGCGGCGCGTACGATTCGGTGTTCTTCCAGAACGCCAACCACTCCGTCCGCGTGACCGACGACTTCATGCGCGCGGTCGTGAACGACGGCGAGTGGGTCACCCGCGCGGTCACCAGCGGAAAGCCCGTGCAGACGATGCGCGCCCGCGAGCTGATGCGCGACGTCGCCGACGCGGCGTGGGTGTGCGGCGACCCGGGGATCCAGTTCGACACGACGATCAACGAATGGCACACCTCGCCGAACTCCGGGCGGATCAACGCGTCGAACCCCTGCTCCGAGTACATGTACCTCGACGATTCCGCCTGCAACCTCGCGTCGCTGAACCTGATGCGATTCCGGCGTCCCGACGGCGAGTTCGACGTCGACGCCTTCCGGCACGCCGTCGACGTGACGATCACGGCGATGGAGATCTGGGTCGACAACGCGTCGTACCCGACCCCCGCGATCGCGAAGAACTCCCACGACTACCGCCCGCTCGGCCTCGGCTACGCCAACCTCGGCGCGCTGCTGATGGCGCGCGGCCTCCCGTACGACTCCGACGCGGGTCGCGCGTACGCGGCGGCGATCACGGCGCTCATGTGCGGCGAGGCCTACGCGACCTCGGCGAAGATCGCCGCCCACGTCGGGACCTTCGCCGGCTACGAGCGCAACCGCGAGCCGTTCCTGCGCGTGATGCGCAAGCACCAGGCGCACGCCGACGGGATCGACCCCAAGGCGGTGCCCTCCGACCTGCTCTCCGCGGCGCGCGGCGCCTGGGCCGACGTCATGACGTTCGGGACCGACTTCGGCTTCCGCAACGGGCAGGCGACCGTCCTCGCGCCCACGGGCACGATCGCGTTCATGATGGACTGCGACACGACCGGCATCGAGCCGGACATCGCCCTCGTCAAGTACAAGAAACTCGTCGGCGGCGGCCTGTTCAAGATCGTGAACAACACGGTGCCGCTCGCGCTCAAGAAACTCGGGTACGGCCACGAGGAGATCCAGAGGATCGTCGACTTCATCAACGAGAACGACACGATCGAGGGCGCTCCCGGCCTGAAGCCCGAGCACCTCCCCGTCTTCGACTGCGCCTTCAAGCCCGCGAAGGGCACGCGCACGATCCACTACATGGGCCACGTCAAGATGATGGCCGCCGCGCAGCCGTTCCTCTCCGGCGCGATCTCGAAGACGGTGAACATGCCGCACGAGGCGACCGTCGAGGAGATCGAAAGGACCTACGTCGAGGCGTGGAAGCTCGGCCTCAAGGCGATCGCGATCTACCGCGACGGGTGCAAGCGCACGCAGCCGCTGTCCACCGGCAAGGAGGAAAAGAAGAAGGAGGCGGCGGCGGTGGCGGTTGCGGAGCCCCTGGCGCGCCGCAGGAAGCTCCCCGACACCCGCCAGTCGATCACGCACAAGTTCTCGGTCGCGGGGTACGAGGGGTACATCACCGCGGGGCTCTTCGAGGACGGCCAGCCGGGCGAGATCTTCATCACCCTCGGCAAGGCCGGATCCACGCTCGCGGGATTCGCCGATGCGTGGGCGACGACGATCTCCTTCGCGCTGCAGCACGGCGTCGAGCTGCGCTTCCTCGTGGACAAGTTCACGCACGTCCGGTTCGAGCCGTCCGGGTTCACCGGCAACCCGCAGATCCCGATCGCGAAGTCGCTCGTGGACTACGTGTTCCGCTGGCTCGCGCTGCAGTTCCTCCCCAAGGAGGCTCAACCCGACCTCGCCCACGGCGCCAACGGCAACGGGACCGAGCTCGAGCCGGAGGCGAAGGCCGAGGCCGCGGCGATGGAAGCGGCCCGCCAGGAGGCGATCCGCAAGTCCGAACGCGACACCTACGTGCGCCAGGCCGACGCTCCGCCGTGCACGGAGTGCGGGTCGATCATGATCCGCAACGGCGCCTGCTACGCGTGCGTCAACTGCGGGAGCACGAGCGGCTGCTCGTAGGAATTAGAACACTGAACGCGCGCGAACGGGGGAGGCTCGGGCCTCCCCCGTTCTCTTTTAGTGCGCAGTGTTAGCATGGACTCCGCCCCAACAAAGAGGAGCCGTGATATGTCCGCATCCCGTTCGGCGACGTCGTCCCTCCGTGCGATCCGTCGCTCCGTGGCTCAGATCGAGCGTTCGCTCTCCGTTCTCGCGAAAGCGCTCAAGTCGACGAGCGCGGCGCCCGCGGTGAGTCGCAAGGGACGCAAGCTCAAGCTTTCGCCGGCGAGGAAGGCCGCGCTCGCGATCCAGGGCGAGTACATCGGCCACATGCGCCACCTCGGCGCGCGCGACAAGGCGAAGGTCAAGGCGCTCAAGGCCGCGAAGGGGATGAAGGCGGCCGTCGCCCTCGCGAAGAAGCTCAAGGGTTGATGGGCGGCGTCGTCGGCCCCGCGGTTCGCGCGGGTCTCTTCCGGAGATTCCTCGGCCGGCTGCGCTTCCCCCAGCTGTTCGTCGCCTTCCTCATCCTGCTCGGGGTCGACCTCGTCGTTCCCGATCTCGTCCCCTTCGCCGACGAGCTCGGCCTCGCGCTCATCACGATGCTGCTGGGGGCGTGGAAGCGGCGGAAGGAGCCCGTCAACGGTCCTTCGGCGCCCCCGTCGTCGTGACGATCCCCTTCCCCTCGACGATCGAGAAGTCGAATCGGATGTCGTAGTAGACGGTGACCGGGTCCCACGCGGTCTGCACGCGATAGTCGGGCTTGCCGTCTCCGTCCACGTCGGTCCCGTCCACGGATCTCGTGATGGCGCCGGGACGAAAGCGCCAGGAGCGCGCCGTACGATCGACCGCGCCTCGGAACGAGGCGGCGAACGGTCCGGCCGACGACGCGAGAAGGGGGCTGTCCTCCACCCGGACGACGGTTCCGTCGGGCCCGATGAAGATCCGCACCGCAACCACGGCGGCGCCGGCCTTCGCGGCCAGGGCGTCGGCGGGGTACTCCGGCAGCGCGAGCCGCGCCGCGGGTAGCGGGCGCTCGAACGCCTCGCCCTCCTCCAGGTCGGGCTTCGCGGCGTCGGGGTCGGCGAGCACGCGCCAGCTCGAGGACCCGACGGCCGGATTCGACGCGGGGGTCGTCGACGGCGCCGGCTTCGGAGCGCAGGAGGCGGCGAGCAGCACGACTCCGCCCAGGAGTGCGGCAAGCGAGCGCATCGGCGAATCGTAACCCGGCCTCCGTTTCACGATCCCGCCACCCGCGTGTTACGCGGAGTCCACGCCGCGTCCCTACCTTCCCGGGCATGAACACCACGGACCGCACCGTCGCCGCCTACCTTCGGAACGTCCGCAGGCAGCGCCGCATCACGCGCGAGGAGGAGGTCGAGCTCGGGGGCCGATCCCGCTCGGGATGCGAGGGGGCGCGCGAGCGGCTCGTGACCTCGAACCTCGGATTCGTGGTGAGCATCGCGAAGGAGTACCGCAACCGGGGGGTCGCCTTCGAGGATCTCCTCAACGAGGGGAACGTCGGGCTCGTCGAGGCCGCGCGCCGCTTCGACCCGGCCCACGGCACGAAGTTCATCACCTACGCCTCGTGGTGGGTCCGCAAGACGATCCTGCAGGCCCTCGCGGAGCAGCCGCGCCTCGTGCGCGTGTCGGGCTACCGGCTCAAGCGCAATCGCGACTCGACCGACCCCGTGCGCACGACGACCGTGAGCCTCGACCAGCCCTTCGATCACGACGGCCGCCCCCTCGCCGAGCGGCTCGTCACCGACGATCCCACGGCGGAGGACCTCGTCCTCCGCGAGGAGTCGGTCGCGCAAGTCCGTGCCGCCCTCGAGCAGCTCTCCTCGCAGGAGCGGCTGGTGGTGTCCCTCCGCTTCGGGCTCGACGGCTCGCCGCGCCTCTCGCTGCAGGAAGCCGGGTCGCGGCTCGCGCTCAGCCGCGAGCGGATCCGCCAGGTCGAATGCCGCGCGCTCGAGCGACTCGGCCGCGCCGTGAGGAACCGTCAGCAGGCGAGAACGACGCACCGGTTCCGCGTCGGGGTCCGCGAGCGAACGGTGGCCTGAACGGGCGCGGGGCCGCGCAGGATCAGCAGGCCCGGGCCAGGGGACCCCGGCGCGCGCTCCGGTGCCGCCCGCGCCAACGCGTCCAGGACCGCACGGCAGGTCGGATCCGCGAGGCCTCGCCCCGCCGCGACGACGAGCGCGGGCGGCTCCCCCGCCGATCCGCCGAGGAACGCCGCGACGCCGCGGCCGACCGCCGCGAGGTCGACGTCGCGAAGGGGTCCCGCGCTCGCGCGAAGGCGGTCCCACACGGGGAAGCCGCCGAAGAACTCGAGCGGGAAACCCCGGAGGACCTCTTCGCGGAGCGGCGCCCCCTGCGCCCGCCCGCCGCGGGCGAGCAGCCGCGCGACGAGGAAGGTCGCGAGCGCCCCGCGCGCGGGCCGGCCGCCGTCGTCGTCGAGCCGCAGGACGTCGAGGCCGTGCAGCTGCGCCAGCACGAGCGCCTCCTCGGCCAGTCCTGCCGCGTGGGCGCGCTCCCTCGGGAGCGCGAGGACGCGCCAGGCGCCCATGCGGACCGCGTCCATCGCCAGGCGCAGCGTCGCCAGCGCGGCCCGGGGGAGCGCCTCGGGGCCGCGCGGGCGCGGGGCCCGCGAGCCCAGCAGCTCGAGCGCCGCCGACGCGCCGTCGGGGCGGCGCAGCGGGTCGCGCTCGGTCAGTCGCGCGACGAACCGCGCGAGGCGGTCGGGCACGGAGGGGTTCACCCGGCGCGGATCGGCCGGCGCGCCGCACAGATGCCAGCGGACGATCGAGCGCGGCTCGCGCGACTCGAACGGCAGCCGTCCGGTGGCGAGGTAGTGCATCAGCACGCCCAGCGCGTAGAGATCGGCGCGCCCGTCCACCTCGCCTCCGAGGATCGACTCCGGGGCGACGTAAGGGAGCGAGCCGCTGATGCGCCCCGGCTCCCCGGCGCGCCCCGCGCGCGCGGCGAGGCCGAAGTCGGTCAGCTTCACGCGATCGGGACGGGACGGACCGACGAGCACGTTTCCGGGCTTGAGGTCGCGGTGCACGAGCCCGCGCGCGTGGACGTGCTCGAGCGCGTCGAGGACACCGCGGGCGAGCGCCTCGAGCCCTTCGGCGCGGATGCGTCCGGGAACGAGGGCGCGGTGGGCGGGGAAGGCGTCCACGTGCTCCAGGACCAGGTACGGCACTCCGGGCGCGAGCGGGCCGGAGGCGGCGCGACGGAGCTCGAAGGCCCGCACGATGCGCCGGTGCCGCAGGCGCGCCCACGCGGCGAACTCCTCCGCGAGCGGGTGGCCCGGTCCCGGGGCCGCGTTCTCGTCGTGGAGGATCTTCAGCGCCACGACGCGCTCGCGCTCGCGATCGAACGCGCGGAAGACGCGCCCCTGGCCCCCGCGTCCGATGGCGTCGAGGACGAGGAATCGGTGGTCGAGCATCGGGGTCGTCGAGGCGTTCATGGCGGCGCCGAATGTCGCCCGCTTCGACGAGCCGATCAATCGCCGGCGCGCAGTTGGGTTGCGGCATGCGCGGTCGCGGGGTTGCGGTTTCGCACCGACGGGCGCAGATTGCGGGCATGAGAGCCCGACCGTTCGCCGCCGTTTCGTGTTTCCTCGCCGCAACCGCGTTTGCGAAGACGCCGGCGCCGGCGCCGCCGCCGCCCGAGAGACTCCCCGAGCTCGCCGCGGCGCTCGCCGCGCACCTCGCCGGGGTCGAGGTGGCCCTTCCCGACGGCGGGCGCGCGGGGGCGATCGAGGCGCTCGACGCGAAACGCGCGGAGCAGGCGCTCAAGACGATGGGGGACGCGCAGGCCTGGCCCGCGGCGTGGCTCGTCGTGCAGGATCTCGGCAAACCGTGGGACCTCGTCCTTCGCATCGAGCTCGGCGCGGACGGCACGCTCCTCAGGCCGGCGACCGTCTTCGCCGCGGCGCGCCGCGAATGGGACGACGCCGCCTTCGACGCCGCCTACCAGGCCGCGGTCGGGGCGAAACCCCCGCGCGACCGCAACCGCAACCTCGTCGTGCAGGGCTTCGCCCGGCGTACCGAAACCGTCTTCGTCTACGACCTGCCCGCCACGGGGGCGGGGGCGAAGGGGCTGATGGCCCTCCTTCCCGAAGGCTCGCTGCTTCGCGAGTCGAAGGCGGTGCGCTGGACCGACGGGCGGCTGTTCACGGTCGCGATCGTTCTCGTGCGCCCGAAGTTCGTCCCCTCGGCGTGCGGCAAGGACGACCTGCGCGATCACGCCGACTCGGGTGGGGTGATGCTCTACCTCGCGGGCGAGAAATCGATCGAAGGGTCGCTCGACCTGACGGAGAGCTTCCGCGAGGAGCCGTCGGGGCAGCCGATGGTCCCGCACTGGGCGTGCGCGCCGGGCGACGGCGACCCCGCGTTGAAGGACCGCGACCCCGTCACCCGCTTCGGCGCGCGCCCGCAGGTCCGGCTGATCGCGACGTTCCGCCCCGAGGACGGCGACGAGGCGATCGGCGTGCGGATCGTCGGCGTGGACCGCGGACGCGGCCGCCGCGAGCGCGCGCTCGTGCGGATCGCGGCCTCCGACGACGGGAAGGGTCTGAAGCTCGTCGCGGAGTGATCCGTCCTACGCGTCCTTCTCCGACGCCCGGTTCGACTGGAACCACAGGTACAGGCAGATCGCGGTGAACAACGCGATCGCGATCCCCTGCGAGATCCAGTCGGTGTCGTAGAAGCCCAGCTTCGTGTGTTCTTCGTCGAATCCCGGCCAGAAGATCTTGACCGCCGCACCGAAGACCCCGCCGAGCGCGCCGCCGGCCATCAGACCGGACGCGATCACGACCCCGCGCTCGCGCATCGACCGCCCGCGCTCGCCGCCGAGCTTTGCGGCCTTTCCGGTCACGAGGTGGTGCAGGAATCCGCCGACGAGGGCAGGGGAGTTGAGGTCGAGGGGGAGGTACATGCCCAGCGCGAAGGTCAGCGCGGGGGCGCCGAGCATCTCCAGAACGACCGCGATCGCGGCCCCGGATCCGAAGAGGATGTAGGCGATCGGCTGCTGGTTCATGAACCCTTCGACGAGGGCCTTCATGATCGAAGCCTGCGGTGCTGCGAGGACCTCGCGCGTGTCTCCCGGCATCGCTTCGCCGAACTGGTACCCCTTCGCGAGGATCGCGATCGTCACGGCCGCCGCGATCGAGGCCGCGATCACGCCGTAGAACTTCACCTTCTCCTGGACCGCGGGGGTCGAGCCGAGCCAGTACCCGGTCTTGAGGTCGGTGATGACCTGCCCCGAGACCGACAACGCCGTGCAGACCATCCCCGCCATCGCCATCACGAAGAACATCCCGGTCGTCCCGGACAAGCCGAACTTCAAGAGCACGACGCACGAGATGATGATCGTCAGCATGGTCATCCCGGAGACCGGGTTGCGCGCGGTCGTGGCGATCGCGTTCGCGGCGACCGACGTGAAGAAGAACGAGAAGAGCAGCGTGAGGCCGACGCCGATCAGCAGGACGACCGGCGTCGAGCCGAGCGTGCCGAAGAAGACCCCCGTCGCGAGCGTGCCGGCGAGGATGCCGAGGAGGATCGTCATGATCGAGACGTCCTTGTCGGTGCGCTCGACGCCGGCGGCGGCGTCCCCCTGCTTGAACGCCTTGGCGGCGATCGCGAACGACCCCGCCACGATGCGCAGGGACTTGATGATGCCGAAGATCCCGGCGGTCGCGATCGCGCCGACGCCGATGAAGCGCACGTACCCGCGGAAGATCTCGTTCGCGGACATCTGTGCGATCGGCTTCAGGGCCGGGTAGACGGCGACGTCCGGGAACTCCCGACCGAAGTACCAGATCAGCGGCACGAGCACGAAGTTCGACAACGCGCCGCCGGCGCAGAGGATCATCGACGAGCGCAGCCCCATGACGTAGCCGAGGCCGAGGATGAACGACTCCGCGCTGAAGCCGAACGCGAATCGGGCCTTGTCGGAAGCGGCCTGCATGAAGGGCAGGAACTTGAGGTCGACCGCTTCCTTCCAGAACTGGAAGGTCGTCGTCAGGAAGTCGTAGACGCCCGCGACGCCGGTGGCCTGGAGGAGCAGCTTCGCCTGCGAGCCCCCCTTCTCCCCGGTGACGAGGACCTCGGTGATCGCCGTCGCCTCGGGGTAGGGGAACTGCCCGTGCATCTCGCGCACGAAGTAGCGGCGCAGCGGGATCAGGAACAACACCCCGAGGCATCCCCCCGCGAGGCAGATGAACGTCGTCTGGAGCGGGTGCGGGTGCAGGTTGAGCGCGTACAGCGCCGGGAGGGTGAAGATCGCGCCGGCGACGACGGAACCCGACACCCCGCCGACGCCGGTGATGATCACGTTCTCGAGGATCGTGGATTGTCGGGAGTAGACCCGTGCGAGCCCGATCGCCAGGATCGAGATCGGGATCGCCGCTTCCATGACCTGGCCGACCTTCAGCCCCGAGTAGGCCGACGCGACCGTGAAGATCACGCAGAGGAAGATCCCCCACGCCACCGACCGGAAGGTCGCCTCGGGCAGGATCACCTTCGCCGGGACGACCGGCTTGTACGTCTCCCCGGGGGCGAGCGGCTCGTAGGCGTTCTCGGGAAGGGACTTGGTGTCGGGCGCTTCCATGAATCCCCCTGCACGTGAGCGGCGGATCGTAGCCCGAAATCGAATTTCCTGAATCCGTCCGGGCCAAACCAGCGAAAGAACAGGTGTAGTCCAGGACATAAGTTGAACAACAGAAAAAAGAGGAGCAGAGCAATGAATCGCCTCCCCAAGATCCTGATCGCCGCCACCCTCGTGGCCGTCGCGTCCCCCGCCGTCCTCGCCGGCTCGAATCCCAAGGGCGCCAAGGACATCGTCGACACGGCCGTCTCGGCCGGTTCCTTCAACACCCTCGTCGCCGCCGTGAAGGCCGCCGGTCTCGTGGACGCCCTCAAGGCACCGGGCCCTCTGACCGTCTTCGCTCCCACCGACGCCGCGTTCGCGAAGCTGCCGAAGGGAACCGTCGAGAACCTGCTCAAGCCGGAGAACAAGGCCCAACTCACCGCGATCCTCACCTATCACGTCGTCGCCGGACGCGTCGCCGGC is a window encoding:
- a CDS encoding PilZ domain-containing protein translates to MAVRTSEMPKWSDAAIRNEKRSRSRTKRRLMVRFGAQAADRTAFTKNLSETGLFLQTNHVLAPGSTVQVQIHFPDRVFSHWARVVWAKKVPPQLAHVLECGMGVCFIDPAPDWLEFYAAWTRAIGSR
- a CDS encoding vitamin B12-dependent ribonucleotide reductase, which translates into the protein MLQRDPHSDTPLDKPTSSNADALPPTSDRKPSPREGMRFVRRFTKAGSHPYDDVEWELRDAVISSGKGEVAFEQRNVEFPKFWSQLATNVVAQKYFRGQLGTPEREHSLRQLLDRIVKTAGKWGREGDYFASEEDAQAFEAELTHLLLHQMVSFNSPVWFNCGIEAHPQVSACFINSVQDTMQSILELAKTEGMLFKYGSGTGSNLSSIRSSRELLAGGGTASGPVSFMKGYDAFAGVIKSGGKTRRAAKMVILNVDHPDITDFVRCKAEEEKKAWALIDSGYSGEFNVHGGAYDSVFFQNANHSVRVTDDFMRAVVNDGEWVTRAVTSGKPVQTMRARELMRDVADAAWVCGDPGIQFDTTINEWHTSPNSGRINASNPCSEYMYLDDSACNLASLNLMRFRRPDGEFDVDAFRHAVDVTITAMEIWVDNASYPTPAIAKNSHDYRPLGLGYANLGALLMARGLPYDSDAGRAYAAAITALMCGEAYATSAKIAAHVGTFAGYERNREPFLRVMRKHQAHADGIDPKAVPSDLLSAARGAWADVMTFGTDFGFRNGQATVLAPTGTIAFMMDCDTTGIEPDIALVKYKKLVGGGLFKIVNNTVPLALKKLGYGHEEIQRIVDFINENDTIEGAPGLKPEHLPVFDCAFKPAKGTRTIHYMGHVKMMAAAQPFLSGAISKTVNMPHEATVEEIERTYVEAWKLGLKAIAIYRDGCKRTQPLSTGKEEKKKEAAAVAVAEPLARRRKLPDTRQSITHKFSVAGYEGYITAGLFEDGQPGEIFITLGKAGSTLAGFADAWATTISFALQHGVELRFLVDKFTHVRFEPSGFTGNPQIPIAKSLVDYVFRWLALQFLPKEAQPDLAHGANGNGTELEPEAKAEAAAMEAARQEAIRKSERDTYVRQADAPPCTECGSIMIRNGACYACVNCGSTSGCS
- a CDS encoding DUF6116 family protein encodes the protein MGGVVGPAVRAGLFRRFLGRLRFPQLFVAFLILLGVDLVVPDLVPFADELGLALITMLLGAWKRRKEPVNGPSAPPSS
- a CDS encoding sigma-70 family RNA polymerase sigma factor, whose amino-acid sequence is MNTTDRTVAAYLRNVRRQRRITREEEVELGGRSRSGCEGARERLVTSNLGFVVSIAKEYRNRGVAFEDLLNEGNVGLVEAARRFDPAHGTKFITYASWWVRKTILQALAEQPRLVRVSGYRLKRNRDSTDPVRTTTVSLDQPFDHDGRPLAERLVTDDPTAEDLVLREESVAQVRAALEQLSSQERLVVSLRFGLDGSPRLSLQEAGSRLALSRERIRQVECRALERLGRAVRNRQQARTTHRFRVGVRERTVA
- a CDS encoding serine/threonine-protein kinase — protein: MNASTTPMLDHRFLVLDAIGRGGQGRVFRAFDRERERVVALKILHDENAAPGPGHPLAEEFAAWARLRHRRIVRAFELRRAASGPLAPGVPYLVLEHVDAFPAHRALVPGRIRAEGLEALARGVLDALEHVHARGLVHRDLKPGNVLVGPSRPDRVKLTDFGLAARAGRAGEPGRISGSLPYVAPESILGGEVDGRADLYALGVLMHYLATGRLPFESREPRSIVRWHLCGAPADPRRVNPSVPDRLARFVARLTERDPLRRPDGASAALELLGSRAPRPRGPEALPRAALATLRLAMDAVRMGAWRVLALPRERAHAAGLAEEALVLAQLHGLDVLRLDDDGGRPARGALATFLVARLLARGGRAQGAPLREEVLRGFPLEFFGGFPVWDRLRASAGPLRDVDLAAVGRGVAAFLGGSAGEPPALVVAAGRGLADPTCRAVLDALARAAPERAPGSPGPGLLILRGPAPVQATVRSRTPTRNRCVVLAC
- a CDS encoding oligopeptide transporter, OPT family, with the protein product MEAPDTKSLPENAYEPLAPGETYKPVVPAKVILPEATFRSVAWGIFLCVIFTVASAYSGLKVGQVMEAAIPISILAIGLARVYSRQSTILENVIITGVGGVSGSVVAGAIFTLPALYALNLHPHPLQTTFICLAGGCLGVLFLIPLRRYFVREMHGQFPYPEATAITEVLVTGEKGGSQAKLLLQATGVAGVYDFLTTTFQFWKEAVDLKFLPFMQAASDKARFAFGFSAESFILGLGYVMGLRSSMILCAGGALSNFVLVPLIWYFGREFPDVAVYPALKPIAQMSANEIFRGYVRFIGVGAIATAGIFGIIKSLRIVAGSFAIAAKAFKQGDAAAGVERTDKDVSIMTILLGILAGTLATGVFFGTLGSTPVVLLIGVGLTLLFSFFFTSVAANAIATTARNPVSGMTMLTIIISCVVLLKFGLSGTTGMFFVMAMAGMVCTALSVSGQVITDLKTGYWLGSTPAVQEKVKFYGVIAASIAAAVTIAILAKGYQFGEAMPGDTREVLAAPQASIMKALVEGFMNQQPIAYILFGSGAAIAVVLEMLGAPALTFALGMYLPLDLNSPALVGGFLHHLVTGKAAKLGGERGRSMRERGVVIASGLMAGGALGGVFGAAVKIFWPGFDEEHTKLGFYDTDWISQGIAIALFTAICLYLWFQSNRASEKDA
- a CDS encoding fasciclin domain-containing protein, whose translation is MNRLPKILIAATLVAVASPAVLAGSNPKGAKDIVDTAVSAGSFNTLVAAVKAAGLVDALKAPGPLTVFAPTDAAFAKLPKGTVENLLKPENKAQLTAILTYHVVAGRVAGADAAKGATVKTLQGASLTSSSKGGTVMINGATVAKADVEASNGVIHVIDTVLMPPADNAAMQRN